In the Candidatus Acidiferrales bacterium genome, one interval contains:
- a CDS encoding sigma-70 family RNA polymerase sigma factor: MSFELAGKAVTEGEGVIAAGGALADGEASLVAAAKKGNARAFEKLVEQYEGRIFRLAQNIMQNHEDAEDVSQEAFVQAFQHLDKFQGDSRFSTWLTRIAINQALMKLRKKRRVKEFSLDEPTEEDLPVPVQLMDWGPTPEQRYSQKEMQKILKEAIRGLRPMFRAVFQLRDIEEFSTEETAQALGLSIPAVKARAVRARLQLREALDRHFRRGGMPRSAEAEVKRGAMVQ; encoded by the coding sequence CGGGGCGCTGGCGGACGGCGAGGCGTCGCTGGTGGCGGCGGCGAAGAAAGGGAACGCGCGGGCGTTCGAAAAGCTCGTAGAACAATACGAGGGGAGAATTTTCCGCCTGGCGCAGAACATCATGCAGAACCACGAAGACGCCGAGGACGTGTCGCAGGAAGCATTCGTGCAAGCGTTTCAGCACCTCGACAAATTTCAAGGGGATTCGCGATTTTCGACGTGGCTGACGCGTATCGCCATCAATCAGGCGCTGATGAAGCTGCGGAAGAAGCGGCGCGTGAAGGAATTTTCGCTGGACGAGCCAACGGAAGAGGATCTGCCCGTGCCGGTGCAACTGATGGACTGGGGGCCGACGCCGGAGCAGCGGTATTCGCAGAAAGAGATGCAGAAAATCCTGAAAGAAGCGATTCGAGGGCTGCGGCCGATGTTTCGCGCGGTTTTCCAACTGCGGGACATCGAGGAATTTTCGACGGAAGAGACCGCGCAGGCGCTGGGGCTGTCGATTCCCGCGGTGAAGGCGCGCGCGGTGCGGGCGCGATTGCAGCTCCGCGAGGCGCTCGACCGGCATTTCCGGCGAGGCGGAATGCCACGGAGCGCGGAAGCGGAAGTGAAACGAGGCGCGATGGTGCAGTGA